TAATCAGTACAATGCTTTTCAATGATAAATATCGCAGCCCCTACCCAGTCTTCACGACTGACCCAGCTCATAATTTGATTGCCATCACCCAATTGTCCACCGACGCCCATCTTAAACGGTGTTAAAAGCTTACCCAGCATACCGCCATCAGGATGAATCACCACACCAGTGCGCACAATAGCTACAGGTACGCCATGTTCAGTGGCCTTGAGCGCTAACTGCTCCCAATCATCACATAATTTATGAGCAAAATCCGTCTCAAAACTACTACTTTCAGTCAATGGCTTATCACCTTGCACTCCATACCAGCCAATCGCTGAACCGCTAACTAGCAGTTTAGGCTTGGCGCTACTGCGTGCAATAAATGCTAATATTGACTCGGTAGGCTTAACGCGGCTCGCCATTAGCTGCTCTTTACGGGTATCGCTCCAACGCGAGTCTGCAATCCCAGCACCTGCTAGATTTAGAACGACATCGAAGCTTTTATCAGTCTTTGCAAGCTCATCATAAGTCACCATAGCGATATCGTCAGGGTGTGCTTGGCTGCTATCACGAGTCAACCAAGTAATATGCAGCTCTTTATTCTGTGCGCGGTAACGTGTCATCAGCTCACGACTAAATGCACTACCTAAGAATCCTGAGCCACCACTGATTAGAATATTCATGCCCTACTCCCTATATCTTTTGCTTAGCATTCAGTTGAAATTAATCCTTTGTAACTATCCTCTTCTTTTTTGGAAGTTATATCAAAACCACTTTTACATACTTTTGGTAAAGCAATGCAGCTAGCGATAGCAGAGTTAATAGCGCCGAACAGACCTACGATAAACATAAAAGCTAATAGCACTGCAATTTCCACCCATGAATGTATCCCTAAATAGATGACGATTGCGCCCATATAAAATGCAGATGTCACAAATCCAATTAAAAAGGACGTACGTATACTTTCATGATCACCGCGCCATATCTTTTTGCTGGCAATAACAATACCTGTCAATAATGCTGGAATAAAACCAAGTAATCCAACATAGAGCATTGGTTGATAACTAATCTGGACAAAATCTGCTTCTCTAAATATCAATAAAACGCACAACTGCACAATCAGCCCACCAATAACACTACCAAGCCCTGCAAATAAGATAATGACTTGTAAATAAGGATAAGCATCAACCCTGCCATTCATTTTCATTATATTTATCCTATAAAAGTTAATCGTTAACTTAGTATAAATAGGGTGTTGGTAGCGCTAATGAATTTGCCATGGATAATTGATGGATAAGTATCTCAGTTTTTCTAGTCTATCCATTACGCAAAACGCTTACGAATAGGACACTCACCATCATCGTTGCTGTGGTGATAGCTATCTTTTAGGGGCTGTCCTAGATAAGT
The nucleotide sequence above comes from Psychrobacter sp. P2G3. Encoded proteins:
- a CDS encoding TIGR01777 family oxidoreductase; the protein is MNILISGGSGFLGSAFSRELMTRYRAQNKELHITWLTRDSSQAHPDDIAMVTYDELAKTDKSFDVVLNLAGAGIADSRWSDTRKEQLMASRVKPTESILAFIARSSAKPKLLVSGSAIGWYGVQGDKPLTESSSFETDFAHKLCDDWEQLALKATEHGVPVAIVRTGVVIHPDGGMLGKLLTPFKMGVGGQLGDGNQIMSWVSREDWVGAAIFIIEKHCTDYTNGQTTQDNSLKTTNDTPALVYNLTAPNPVTNHTFTKALGSWLNRPTFFTLPEFLLKLMFGEMSTLLIDGQRVLPQALQDAGYEFKQPTFKQALEDQK